GGCTACACAAAGTGCTCAGTAGGATATTCATTCTCATATGCATTGTAATCATAATACAATCTCTCTCCCTTTGGTATGTCCCTGTTGGCAATCAGTAATACCCGAGACTCGCCGTTGACATCAAATCTTACACATTTTAGGTTCTGCTTCTTTCTCCCTTCCCTGAACAAAATTACAGCAACTTTTATTATATTGGCACCGCAGCAGACATCATGTCTGATGGACAACATTCAATACCTAAAGATATTCTACACCTTATCGAAGCTTAATACATTATGTAGGATGTGATTGACTTATAAACATCAGTCACCATGTCAGAAAATTAGGCACTAGCAAGTGGTGAATGTATTCAAAGTTCAATTTATGAGGGCCATATTGGCTTTTAAGATATGTAATGTTTCTTTTTGACTTATCACACAGAAAGGATCAAAGGGATAAGGTATGTTATTCCTTCCAGAGTCATGCATATAGACGACAATGCAGCTATCCAATTTACAAATTTCAATTGGATATGACTTGCAGGGCTTTCATATAATGGGAATAAGGGAAACAAATCAAGGCATGAAACAAAATTTAGAAAGGAGGATGAACTTACGGTGTGTGATTGTTGATGCCATTGATGTAGCGGGCAATATTGCCATACTTGTCAGGACAAATGACAAGGCTTTTTGAAGGATCAGCAGCTGAAAGTAATGTCATAATGCTATCCCCATCATCATTTTCACGGTTCTTCAAGTAATCAACATCTCCAGTGTATTCTGTGATTATTGTCCAATCCTTTATAAGCTTATCAGCCTCAACTGTGAACCTATTGAAATTAAGAAATAACAATAAATTAGGAGTCCAATTACATCAGCTTTCATGAGCGACTATATCTGTTGTCCTGATACTCACCCCTCCTGAGGATCAAAAACAACCATGAGGGGCGGACATTCTCCTCTTTCCATCATGCTTTTGCACAAAGTTAAAGTCTCAAAATCTTCTTTTGACAAAACCTGAAACACATGAAATCAGTTAGGTCAATAAACATCACTATATTCAAGTATGAGAAACTTGCAATGCATCACAGGCATGAACTACTATGCATATATGCACCACAACGAATTTTAAATTCAGCACATTGCAGCAAAATATTGATCTCTCTTCCTGGCCTCATAAGAGAATTCTGTCCTTTTCTTTTGGCTCAAATTTCTTTTTATAAAAGTGGCATCTTTAAAGCTATAAAAAGAGTTTTCCCATTGGTTACTCATTACCATGCAACATGCAAGTCTCCATATGGGCAGTTGTTTCACTAAATGACACTACATTCAATCAAGTTGTCTAAATGCAGTTTCTTTTTCATTGTGTCAATACAGCTAACCAACTAGAAGCTCCAATTTTCCACCCTAAACTTCTTGTTAATACAGATTAAAGACACAGTAATTGgttcttttgcttttgcttgAAATCAATAGAGTACCTTTAACAAGTGAGAATTACCTTACAATATATTCATACTTTATATGCATCCCATAAAAATGCAATGGTTAACCAAGTCTATGATGCATGTAAACTTGAAAGTTTACGTACAGAACCAAACACATTGTTCTAGCCATAATACTCTTCACTATAGCTCGGAATTTGGATTCGCTTATAAACATGACTGAGGCACTATCCACATAAATAGACAAGTATTGACTACTCTGTAACACAGTTAAACAGAGACATTTACAGTCTATAACAAAACAATCCATGAACCATTAGACACCAATATACAAACTGAACCATTCTAGTTACCAAACAATTGTCATCTGAGTTTGAAAAGTGACTATTATTTACCTGCATGCCTCCATGTTCATAATCTGGACAGTTGGCCTCCCTCGGCGCCATCCCAGGCCTATAACTAAGCTTATTACTAAACTCAGTTCCCGTGGCCGTCAAAGCTGTTGCGAGGGACGCCATTTGCTTCAATCTCACAGCAGGATCTTCACTAGGACTAAAAGGTAACATTCTCCTTCTCTTCTTCGACATCACCAAACCACTCGCTCTCTTTCGCCTCCTTCGATTATCTACAAACAAAATACTGTCCCATTAGTATTTACTCCCACCAAACATACAtgatacataaaaaaaaatttaaataaaaataaataaaataaaaacaaacatttTCACATACACCCAAATTTGAAATGGAATTTATACCCTCTAACTCAATTTCTTATCGGGGTTTTACCTGGGTTCATCTTCTCCGATACTTCCGCGTTTCTCTGAATCCGAAAGAAGTCAACGATTTTGGTCTGGATGAGAGGGAAAGCTGTAATACCAAAAGAAGCAGTGTTTCAATCAAAATTGGGTTTTCCAATATACacccaaaaacaacaaaaccataaaaaattaaaattaaaattaaaaaaaaaaacccacttaATTACACAACAAAAActcgaaattttttttatcgaaACGAAATCCGAATCTGAACCAACAAAACAAAGCCAAATCGATGAACTCACACTTGGGTTTCTTCTGTTTGGAGCAACAGGGCCCGAACCAAGAGCCTTTGGGCACATTAACCAAGATGGGTCTGAGGCAAAACAGGTGGTACCCTTTATCGCAGCCGTCGCAGAGAAGAAGCTCCGCCGGCGAGTGGCCGGACACACATTCCTCGCAGCAAACGCCGCCGTCGTTTTCGGATTCCGATCCGCCGTTGTCGATTTCCATTTGGGGCTTTAGGGCTCGGGTTCTCTTTCTCAGGGCCACCATTTTGGCTCTGTGATTTTTGTCTCTGGGTCTCTGATTTTGGGTCGGGGTGGTATTTAACCAATGAGTGGCTTTCGCGCGCTAATTAGGGTTCGCGGGAAATGAATTTTAGCGCCATCTGGCGGGAAGTGATGGTGTTTTTTTCGGTTGTTTGGCGCCACTGTTTGATTCATGGATTGGGTCGGGTCGGGTATGATCCAAAAGTCAAGTGCTTGGCCCAACATAAAAGTAAATGTCGAGGATGGTTATGTAGGGCTGGGCCGAAAGAAGGGGGATCAACCCGAATGGCCCGGTTTGGTCAAATCTTTCAGGAAAATTACCCTCTTTGATCCTCTCCTAAGTAATAAAATTGCCTAACCTACCTAAGTTTTTGATTAGATAGTGACACGTGGTGTTATTGAAATCCAATGGTCTACAACAAAACttggtttatttttttctattttgttactttctcttttttgttcttttccttccgggactctctctctctcactccccTATGTTATTCTCAAACAAATCACCGGTTTAATTTCacatcatcatcaccaccaatccccatcctctctctctctctctctctctctctctctctctctctctctctctctctctctctctctctctctctctctctctctctctctctctctctctctcatttttttcCTCTCATTCTTCATTCTCACAACCCAAAATCTCATAGAAGAAATTTGATATGTTTTTAATCGAATTGCAAAGATATAGTATGACTTGACTCGGGTTGGATCAGAAGAAAATTCGAAGTTTCGAACTGATGTTGGTCGATAGAGTCATAGAGTTATCTAGGTTTTGGTTTGATCTGGCAATGGGAGGGTGAGTCTCTGTTTGATATGTTGTGTTAGCTTGTGAACATTTTGAATTGAGTTCAGAA
This portion of the Rosa chinensis cultivar Old Blush chromosome 1, RchiOBHm-V2, whole genome shotgun sequence genome encodes:
- the LOC112182755 gene encoding histone-lysine N-methyltransferase ATXR6, whose protein sequence is MVALRKRTRALKPQMEIDNGGSESENDGGVCCEECVSGHSPAELLLCDGCDKGYHLFCLRPILVNVPKGSWFGPCCSKQKKPKSFPLIQTKIVDFFRIQRNAEVSEKMNPDNRRRRKRASGLVMSKKRRRMLPFSPSEDPAVRLKQMASLATALTATGTEFSNKLSYRPGMAPREANCPDYEHGGMQVLSKEDFETLTLCKSMMERGECPPLMVVFDPQEGFTVEADKLIKDWTIITEYTGDVDYLKNRENDDGDSIMTLLSAADPSKSLVICPDKYGNIARYINGINNHTPEGRKKQNLKCVRFDVNGESRVLLIANRDIPKGERLYYDYNAYENEYPTEHFV